A window of the Garra rufa chromosome 10, GarRuf1.0, whole genome shotgun sequence genome harbors these coding sequences:
- the LOC141344464 gene encoding transcriptional regulator Erg gives MGNIQKPFRNHKSPEPGRERDLSAVMEEKEQRGETVLFPDWAYKPAWSPGSRQVQLWQFLLELLGRGEGGAITWGSEWGEFVIRDPERLAKLWGERKGKPHMNYDKLSRALRYYYNKRILHKTKGKRFTYKFNFSKLILVNYPSLPTCPQLSFYNPSIDRAVQSISHPLFLPYSFPKPLPFPQTHPIQRQFPFFSGPPPSGTNLSELSCLSPVSSALQFTQTLNCPVKSSTEWPLNRVMRLQERIKSGQQDKNHEDRKIFNEAMR, from the exons ATGGGAAACATACAGAAACCTTTTAGAAACCACAAGTCCCCTGAGCCAGGCAGAGAGAGAGATTTGTCAGCAGTAATGGAAGAGAAAGAGCAGAG GGGAGAGA CAGTGCTCTTCCCTGACTGGGCGTATAAGCCAGCATGGTCTCCAGGCTCACGGCAGGTGCAGTTATGGCAATTCCTGTTAGAGCTGTTGGGGCGTGGCGAAGGCGGAGCTATCACGTGGGGCAGCGAATGGGGAGAGTTTGTGATCAGAGACCCAGAGAGATTGGCTAAACTGTGGGGGGAGAGGAAGGGCAAGCCACACATGAATTACGACAAGCTCAGCAGAGCTTTAAG GTATTATTATAATAAGCGAATTTTGCACAAGACCAAAGGAAAACGTTTTACCTACAAGTTTAACTTCAGTAAACTAATCTTAGTGAATTACCCAAGTCTTCCAACCTGCCCACAG cttTCATTCTACAACCCATCTATTGACCGAG CTGTGCAGTCAATTTCTCATCCCCTTTTCCTGCCATACAGTTTCCCCAAACCCCTCCCCTTTCCTCAGACACATCCAATCCAAAGGCAGTTCCCCTTCTTTTCTGGCCCGCCTCCCTCAGGAACCAACCTATCAGAGCTCTCCTGTCTGTCACCGGTCAGCTCCGCCCTTCAGTTCACGCAGACTTTAAACTGCCCAGTCAAAAGCAGCACAGAGTGGCCTCTCAACAGAGTCATGAGATTACAAGAGAGGATTAAAAGTGGACAACAAGACAAAAACCATGAAGACAGAAAAATATTTAATGAGGCTATGCGTTAG